One genomic segment of Rhizorhabdus phycosphaerae includes these proteins:
- a CDS encoding NAD(P)/FAD-dependent oxidoreductase, translating to MARATNHVDVAIIGAGPAGLTAGYLLGKQGFTVTLVEKDPHQVGGISRTVEHRGFRFDIGGHRFFSKSREVVDLWNELLPDDFIERPRMSRIFYRGKFYSYPLRAFEALRNLGLIQSTLCMASFFRWKLFPHREVRSFEQWVVNQFGSRLFGIFFKTYTEKVWGMPCSEMSADWAAQRIKGLSLGKAVLDGIRRSLGLNRRPNDGMQAKTLLESFRYPRKGPGMMWDAARDRILEQGNCLLMGHRLHQLSWDETAGLWRIAAMDEAGRLSLMTADHVISSAPMRELATRLHPLPESLPQAMSLNYRDFLTVALMIRSEDLFPDNWIYIHDDRVKVGRIQNFRSWSPEMVPDPALACVGLEYFCFEGDGLWSSSDEALVELAKRELAELGLCEPQQVVGGAVVRQEKAYPVYDDAYADNVAAVRTELESRYPTLHFVGRNGMHRYNNQDHAMMTAMLTARNIAAGTRRHDVWSVNEDAEYHEAGREGEEALADAAGVKAALGSERQVPTRLAGRKAA from the coding sequence ATGGCCCGCGCCACCAATCATGTCGACGTCGCGATCATAGGAGCGGGGCCGGCGGGCCTGACGGCGGGCTATCTGCTCGGCAAGCAGGGCTTCACCGTTACCCTCGTCGAAAAGGATCCGCATCAGGTGGGCGGGATCAGCCGCACCGTCGAGCATCGCGGCTTTCGCTTCGACATCGGCGGCCACCGCTTCTTTTCCAAGTCGCGCGAAGTGGTGGACCTCTGGAACGAACTGCTGCCCGACGACTTCATCGAGCGGCCGCGGATGAGCCGCATCTTCTATCGCGGCAAATTCTACAGCTATCCGCTGCGCGCATTCGAGGCGCTGCGCAATCTGGGCCTGATCCAGTCGACCTTGTGCATGGCGAGCTTCTTCCGCTGGAAACTGTTTCCGCACCGCGAGGTGCGCAGCTTCGAGCAATGGGTGGTGAACCAGTTCGGTTCGCGGCTGTTCGGCATCTTCTTCAAGACCTACACCGAGAAGGTCTGGGGCATGCCCTGCAGCGAGATGTCGGCCGACTGGGCGGCGCAACGCATCAAGGGCCTGAGCCTCGGCAAGGCCGTGCTCGACGGCATCCGCCGCTCGCTGGGCCTGAACCGCAGACCGAATGATGGGATGCAGGCGAAGACGCTCCTCGAAAGCTTCCGCTATCCGCGCAAGGGCCCGGGCATGATGTGGGACGCCGCGCGCGACCGCATCCTGGAGCAGGGCAATTGCCTGTTGATGGGGCACAGGCTGCACCAGCTGTCCTGGGACGAGACCGCCGGCCTCTGGCGCATCGCCGCCATGGACGAAGCCGGACGACTGAGCCTGATGACCGCCGACCATGTGATCAGCTCGGCCCCGATGCGCGAGCTCGCCACGCGCCTCCACCCGCTGCCCGAGAGCCTGCCGCAGGCAATGTCGCTGAACTATCGCGACTTCCTGACGGTGGCTCTGATGATCCGGTCCGAGGATCTGTTCCCCGACAACTGGATCTACATTCATGACGACCGGGTGAAGGTCGGCCGCATCCAGAATTTCCGCAGCTGGTCGCCCGAGATGGTGCCCGACCCTGCGCTCGCCTGCGTCGGCCTCGAATATTTCTGCTTCGAAGGCGACGGCCTTTGGTCCTCGTCCGACGAGGCACTGGTCGAACTGGCGAAGCGCGAGCTGGCCGAACTGGGCCTGTGCGAACCGCAGCAGGTCGTCGGGGGCGCAGTGGTACGCCAGGAGAAGGCCTATCCAGTCTATGACGATGCCTATGCCGACAATGTCGCGGCCGTTCGCACCGAACTGGAGAGCCGCTATCCGACGTTGCACTTCGTCGGCCGCAACGGCATGCATCGCTACAATAATCAGGACCATGCGATGATGACGGCGATGCTGACCGCGCGGAACATCGCCGCCGGCACACGCCGTCATGACGTGTGGTCGGTCAACGAGGATGCCGAATATCACGAGGCCGGACGCGAGGGCGAGGAGGCTCTGGCGGATGCGGCCGGCGTGAAGGCCGCGCTCGGTTCGGAACGGCAGGTGCCCACACGTCTTGCCGGCCGCAAGGCCGCCTGA
- a CDS encoding DUF167 family protein encodes MKLAVRVTPRAGRDAIEGVVRGDDGRNWLSVKLCAAPTDGAANDALIRLLTKTLGVARRDVTLASGATSRLKRLDIQGEPARLAAALEIIVRDKA; translated from the coding sequence CTGAAGCTCGCCGTCCGCGTCACCCCGCGCGCCGGTCGTGATGCGATCGAAGGCGTCGTGCGTGGAGATGACGGCCGCAACTGGCTCTCCGTCAAGCTCTGCGCGGCGCCGACCGACGGTGCGGCCAACGACGCGCTCATAAGGTTGCTCACCAAGACGCTGGGCGTTGCGCGCCGGGACGTGACTCTGGCCAGCGGCGCCACATCGCGTCTAAAGAGGCTCGACATACAGGGTGAACCGGCGCGTCTCGCGGCCGCACTCGAAATCATCGTCAGGGACAAGGCATGA
- a CDS encoding MarC family protein, which produces MLALFLSAFVTLFVVIDPPGCAPIFASLTRDAPHGQRRSMAIRSTVIATILLLVFALVGEKLLATLGISLDAFRIAGGIMLFLIALEMVFEKRTERREGRADEISRKAAEERRPIEDISVFPMAIPMIAGPGSIATVMLLVSRSHGLQQTFIVLAALAAVLTLTLAALLAAGPLMRVLGPKLEAMITRVLGVLLAALAAQFVIDGIRTSFGVA; this is translated from the coding sequence ATGCTCGCGCTGTTCCTATCGGCCTTCGTGACCCTGTTCGTGGTCATCGATCCGCCGGGCTGCGCGCCGATCTTCGCCAGCCTCACGCGCGACGCGCCCCATGGGCAGCGGCGCTCGATGGCGATCCGTTCGACCGTGATCGCGACCATCCTGCTGCTGGTGTTCGCACTGGTCGGCGAGAAATTGCTGGCGACGCTGGGCATCAGCCTCGACGCCTTCCGCATCGCCGGCGGCATCATGCTGTTCCTGATCGCGCTGGAAATGGTGTTCGAGAAGCGCACCGAACGGCGCGAGGGCCGTGCCGACGAGATCAGCCGCAAGGCGGCGGAAGAACGCCGCCCGATCGAGGATATCTCGGTCTTCCCGATGGCGATCCCGATGATAGCGGGGCCCGGATCGATCGCGACCGTGATGCTGCTCGTCTCGCGCAGCCATGGTCTCCAGCAGACCTTCATCGTGCTGGCTGCGCTTGCGGCGGTCCTGACGCTCACTCTCGCCGCGCTGCTCGCCGCGGGCCCGCTGATGCGCGTGCTCGGGCCGAAGCTGGAGGCGATGATCACCCGCGTGCTCGGCGTGCTGCTGGCGGCGCTCGCCGCGCAGTTCGTGATCGACGGGATCAGGACGTCGTTCGGCGTCGCCTGA
- a CDS encoding PilZ domain-containing protein → MLERLKDFSRHALARITGQSEANDGDRRRSERNETLIFGTVMSGGQMVPVRVLDLSRGGARIELPEPQNIRDLVWLHWPRLERLGRVMWAEGRSIGVKFAQPLGPQELHLILAA, encoded by the coding sequence ATGCTCGAACGGTTGAAGGATTTTTCCCGCCACGCCCTGGCCCGGATCACCGGCCAGTCGGAAGCGAACGATGGCGATCGGCGGCGCAGCGAGCGCAACGAGACGCTGATCTTCGGAACGGTCATGTCGGGCGGCCAGATGGTGCCCGTGCGCGTACTCGATCTGTCGCGCGGCGGCGCCCGGATCGAGTTGCCCGAGCCGCAGAACATCCGCGACCTCGTCTGGCTGCACTGGCCGCGTCTGGAACGGCTCGGCCGGGTGATGTGGGCGGAGGGCCGGTCGATCGGCGTCAAGTTCGCGCAGCCGCTCGGCCCGCAGGAATTGCATTTGATCCTGGCGGCTTAA
- a CDS encoding glycosyltransferase family 2 protein, translating into MSDPHLSVPLLSVIVPVKDEEDAIAPFVTRMSRVLDALADPEGRPIAWEILFVDDGSSDRTMAAILLAHEADARISALSLSRNFGKEAALSAGIDNARGQLVIPIDVDMQDPPEVIGEMIAKWREGYDVVYGVRRNRMTDSLPKRLTADLYYRAHNWLSKDKIPEHAGDFRLLDRRVVEVIKRMPERNRFMKGLFAWSGFRQTAVEYDRAERAVGTTKFNYWKLWQLAIDGITSASTAPLRVWSYVGALIAVIALVYAVFIGVRTLIYGADVAGYPSLMVATLFLGGVQLLSLGILGEYVGRILVETKKRPIYIVRDRIGCPDPEARDLA; encoded by the coding sequence ATGAGCGACCCGCACCTTTCGGTGCCGCTCTTGTCCGTAATCGTCCCGGTGAAGGACGAGGAGGACGCGATCGCGCCCTTCGTCACCCGCATGTCGCGCGTGCTCGATGCGCTCGCCGATCCGGAAGGGCGTCCGATCGCCTGGGAAATCCTATTCGTCGACGACGGCAGCAGCGACCGGACGATGGCCGCGATCCTGCTCGCGCATGAGGCCGATGCCCGGATCTCGGCGCTGTCGCTGTCGCGCAACTTCGGCAAGGAAGCGGCGCTGTCGGCTGGCATCGACAATGCCCGCGGCCAGCTGGTGATCCCGATCGACGTCGACATGCAGGACCCGCCCGAGGTGATCGGCGAGATGATCGCCAAATGGCGCGAGGGCTATGACGTCGTTTACGGCGTGCGGCGCAACCGCATGACTGACAGCCTGCCCAAGCGCCTCACCGCCGATCTCTATTATCGGGCGCACAACTGGCTCTCGAAGGACAAGATCCCCGAACATGCGGGCGACTTCCGCCTGCTCGACCGGCGTGTGGTGGAGGTGATCAAGCGGATGCCCGAGCGCAACCGCTTCATGAAGGGCCTGTTCGCCTGGTCGGGCTTCCGCCAAACGGCGGTCGAATATGACCGGGCCGAGCGCGCCGTCGGCACCACCAAGTTCAACTATTGGAAGCTGTGGCAGCTGGCGATCGACGGCATCACCTCGGCCTCGACCGCACCGCTCCGGGTCTGGTCCTATGTCGGTGCGCTGATCGCGGTGATCGCCCTGGTCTATGCGGTCTTCATCGGCGTCCGCACGCTGATCTACGGCGCCGACGTCGCGGGCTATCCCTCGCTGATGGTCGCCACTCTCTTCCTCGGCGGCGTCCAGCTGCTGTCGCTCGGCATTCTCGGTGAATATGTCGGGCGGATCCTCGTCGAAACCAAGAAGCGGCCGATCTACATCGTTCGCGACCGGATCGGTTGCCCCGATCCCGAAGCCAGGGACCTTGCCTGA
- a CDS encoding methyl-accepting chemotaxis protein, which produces MLSTQVSSARRLLVALVIGALLLIGVVIAQIRLGGPMSRANSLQDEMLADILPPPAFVVEPYLVATLMADDPVDTREQLSRLSTLRAEFLARKAYWHDAPVPEELRPALDETIRRADLFWMAVDRQFLPALARRDSAALIALQKGPLTEAYRRQNAEVLRLVDLSKTYRAASDRRHGIIVALALLVVALLSGAVIIAILRASGFVQNRIIDPINDAAQAMRMMAGGDFGVTMDAYLDRGDEIGIMAEATEGFRTSGLDRRRAEQERAVVVDSLSVGLSHLARRDLEHKLSEPFPVEYEELRHNYNRAVDGLAEAMRAVRAGASSVMRNLSELSTASSDLANRNERQATSLAETASTMEQLSGNVRQTAVSAATAQSSVTLACAKVDEGEAVVGSAIEAMSAIESSSRQIAAIAEMIDGIAFQTNLLALNAGVEAARAGSAGAGFAVVANEVRALAQRSADAASKVKILIDTGSEHVGRGVELVGETGVRLKNIEDQMTAIRRLVSEIADAADEQASHLQHLTQGMQLMDQMTQQNAAMVEQSTAATTSLAGDATALKELVSTFRTRNVETRPLTGAHPAAARQEAIPRSDDPDLAFALAS; this is translated from the coding sequence ATGCTCAGCACACAAGTCTCGTCGGCACGTCGTCTCCTGGTCGCCCTGGTCATCGGCGCCCTGCTCCTGATCGGCGTCGTCATCGCGCAAATCCGACTCGGCGGGCCGATGTCGCGCGCCAATTCGCTGCAGGACGAGATGCTGGCGGATATCCTGCCGCCGCCCGCCTTCGTGGTGGAGCCCTATCTGGTCGCCACGCTCATGGCGGACGATCCCGTGGATACAAGGGAGCAGCTGTCTCGCCTCTCCACGCTGCGCGCCGAGTTCCTGGCCCGGAAGGCCTATTGGCACGACGCGCCCGTGCCGGAGGAACTGCGTCCGGCGCTCGACGAAACGATTCGCAGGGCCGACCTTTTCTGGATGGCGGTGGACCGCCAGTTCCTGCCTGCCTTGGCCCGCCGCGACAGCGCCGCCCTCATCGCCTTGCAGAAGGGGCCGCTCACCGAGGCCTATCGACGGCAGAATGCGGAGGTTCTGCGGCTGGTCGATCTGTCCAAGACATACCGGGCTGCCAGCGATCGGCGGCATGGCATCATTGTGGCCCTTGCGCTGCTTGTCGTCGCACTTCTCTCCGGAGCGGTCATCATCGCCATTCTGCGCGCTTCCGGCTTTGTCCAGAACCGGATCATCGACCCGATCAACGATGCCGCCCAGGCGATGCGGATGATGGCAGGCGGCGACTTCGGCGTGACGATGGATGCCTATCTCGATCGGGGCGACGAGATCGGTATCATGGCCGAGGCGACCGAGGGATTTCGCACGTCCGGCCTGGACCGGCGCCGGGCCGAGCAGGAACGCGCGGTCGTCGTCGATTCGCTGTCCGTGGGGCTCTCGCACCTCGCCCGACGCGACCTCGAGCATAAGCTCTCCGAGCCTTTCCCCGTCGAATATGAGGAATTGCGGCACAATTATAACCGGGCGGTCGATGGGCTGGCCGAGGCGATGCGGGCGGTAAGGGCCGGCGCCTCGTCGGTGATGCGCAACCTGTCGGAACTCAGCACCGCCTCCAGCGATCTCGCCAACCGCAACGAGCGGCAGGCGACGAGCCTCGCGGAGACGGCCTCGACCATGGAGCAGTTGAGCGGCAATGTCCGCCAGACGGCGGTCAGCGCGGCGACAGCGCAGAGCAGCGTGACACTGGCGTGCGCAAAGGTCGACGAGGGGGAGGCCGTCGTCGGCAGTGCGATCGAGGCGATGAGCGCGATCGAATCGTCCTCCCGACAGATCGCCGCGATCGCCGAGATGATCGACGGAATCGCCTTCCAGACCAATCTCCTAGCGCTGAATGCCGGGGTCGAAGCGGCGCGGGCGGGCAGTGCCGGTGCCGGCTTCGCCGTGGTCGCGAACGAGGTTCGTGCCCTGGCGCAACGCTCGGCCGATGCCGCCAGCAAGGTGAAGATATTGATCGATACCGGCTCGGAGCATGTTGGGCGTGGCGTCGAATTGGTCGGCGAGACCGGCGTACGCCTGAAGAATATCGAGGATCAGATGACCGCGATCCGGCGGCTCGTGTCCGAGATCGCCGACGCCGCGGACGAGCAGGCCAGCCATCTCCAGCATCTGACCCAGGGCATGCAGCTGATGGACCAGATGACCCAGCAGAACGCCGCGATGGTGGAACAGTCCACGGCCGCCACGACCAGCCTTGCCGGCGACGCGACCGCGCTCAAGGAACTAGTCTCGACGTTCCGGACCCGCAATGTCGAGACCCGCCCGCTGACCGGGGCGCATCCCGCCGCAGCCCGGCAGGAGGCGATCCCAAGGTCCGATGATCCCGATCTGGCCTTCGCGCTCGCCAGCTAA
- a CDS encoding class I SAM-dependent methyltransferase, whose protein sequence is MDRAAYDRMAEIDKDHWWFVARRKIIAALIEHHRPKAGPLRILEVGAGTGSNLALLQRFGTVDAIEPDDDARAFAEQRSGLSIKGGYLPHVPLDDGAYDLIVLLDVLEHIPQDVEALAYLRTKLAPGGRILVTVPGAPWMWSAHDVAHHHQRRYTGRQLREVFERAGLAPRFLSHFNTLLFPLIALVRLVGKITGKEGGDDAMPSRPVNAVLTALFGAERHWVASLSMPFGVSIAMVAAPTMR, encoded by the coding sequence ATGGACCGCGCCGCCTATGACCGGATGGCCGAGATCGACAAGGACCATTGGTGGTTCGTTGCGCGCCGCAAGATCATCGCCGCCCTGATCGAACACCATCGTCCCAAGGCGGGACCGCTGCGCATCCTCGAGGTCGGCGCCGGCACGGGCTCGAACCTCGCCTTGCTCCAGCGCTTCGGGACAGTGGACGCGATCGAGCCCGACGACGATGCGCGCGCCTTTGCCGAGCAGCGCAGCGGCCTCTCGATCAAGGGCGGCTATCTGCCCCATGTGCCGCTCGACGACGGGGCCTATGACCTGATCGTCCTGCTCGACGTGCTCGAACATATTCCGCAGGACGTCGAGGCGCTGGCCTATCTGCGGACCAAGCTGGCGCCGGGCGGGCGCATTCTCGTCACCGTGCCGGGCGCGCCCTGGATGTGGAGCGCGCATGACGTGGCTCACCATCACCAGCGCCGCTACACCGGTCGGCAGCTGCGCGAGGTGTTCGAGCGCGCCGGCCTCGCGCCGCGCTTCCTGTCGCATTTCAACACGCTGCTCTTCCCGCTGATCGCGCTGGTGCGCCTCGTCGGCAAGATCACGGGCAAGGAAGGCGGCGACGATGCGATGCCGTCGCGTCCCGTCAATGCCGTGCTGACCGCCCTGTTCGGGGCGGAACGTCACTGGGTGGCGAGCTTGAGCATGCCCTTCGGGGTGTCCATCGCGATGGTTGCCGCACCGACGATGCGATAG
- the folD gene encoding bifunctional methylenetetrahydrofolate dehydrogenase/methenyltetrahydrofolate cyclohydrolase FolD, with protein sequence MSADIIDGKAFAAGLRGRVAALVGPFRETTGRAPGLAVVLVGEDPASQVYVRSKHKATVEAGMESFEHRLPADATQDQLLALVRQLNEDDRVDGILVQLPLPAPLDEQQVIATIDPDKDVDGFHVVNAGRLAVGQPGYVPCTPLGCLMLLKDRLGDLSGLNAVVIGRSNIVGKPMAQLLLAESCTVTVAHSRTRDLPEVVRRADIVVAAVGRPEMVRGDWIKPGAVVIDVGINRVPGAEAGKTRLVGDVAYDEAAAVASAVTPVPGGVGPMTIAVLLRNTLVAAHRRAGIALAPDAI encoded by the coding sequence ATGAGCGCGGACATCATCGACGGCAAGGCATTCGCGGCAGGGCTCCGCGGGCGGGTGGCGGCGCTGGTCGGCCCGTTTCGCGAGACGACGGGCCGTGCGCCCGGCCTCGCGGTCGTGCTTGTCGGCGAGGATCCGGCCAGCCAGGTCTATGTCCGCTCGAAGCACAAGGCGACCGTCGAGGCGGGGATGGAGAGCTTCGAGCATCGCTTGCCCGCCGATGCGACGCAGGACCAGCTTCTGGCGCTCGTGCGCCAGCTCAACGAAGACGACCGCGTCGACGGTATCCTCGTCCAGCTGCCTTTGCCCGCACCGCTCGACGAGCAACAGGTGATCGCGACGATCGATCCCGACAAGGATGTCGACGGTTTCCACGTCGTCAATGCCGGCCGGCTGGCGGTCGGACAGCCGGGCTATGTCCCCTGCACCCCGCTTGGATGCCTGATGCTGCTCAAGGATCGGCTCGGCGACCTGTCGGGCCTGAATGCCGTCGTCATCGGGCGTTCGAACATCGTCGGCAAGCCGATGGCACAGCTCCTGCTGGCCGAAAGCTGCACCGTCACCGTCGCCCACAGCCGTACCCGCGACCTGCCCGAGGTCGTCCGGCGCGCGGACATCGTCGTCGCGGCAGTCGGCCGTCCCGAAATGGTGCGCGGAGACTGGATCAAGCCGGGCGCGGTGGTGATCGACGTCGGCATCAACCGCGTCCCCGGTGCCGAGGCCGGCAAGACCCGGCTGGTCGGCGACGTCGCCTATGACGAGGCCGCTGCCGTGGCCTCGGCCGTCACCCCGGTGCCCGGCGGGGTCGGCCCGATGACGATCGCCGTCCTGCTCCGCAACACGCTGGTCGCCGCGCATCGTCGCGCGGGGATCGCGCTCGCCCCGGACGCGATCTGA
- a CDS encoding GtrA family protein, which translates to MSDFPILTRERMALLGQLLRYGVTGALASVVNIGIYHALVRLGGMDPNLAWTCGFVGAAATGYVIHGKWSFRGHGSRDRQTVRILRFAIVSLISFALNSLWVWLLVQHMDLPIWAPYPLVLCVTPLLVFWLNRQWVFE; encoded by the coding sequence ATGTCCGACTTCCCGATCCTGACCCGCGAGCGCATGGCCCTGCTCGGTCAATTGCTGCGCTACGGCGTCACCGGCGCGCTGGCCTCGGTCGTCAATATCGGCATCTATCATGCGCTCGTCCGGCTCGGCGGGATGGATCCCAATCTTGCCTGGACCTGCGGCTTCGTCGGTGCGGCCGCGACCGGCTATGTCATTCACGGCAAATGGAGCTTTCGCGGCCATGGCTCGCGCGACCGGCAGACGGTCCGCATCCTGCGCTTCGCGATCGTCTCGCTGATCAGCTTCGCGCTGAACAGCCTGTGGGTCTGGCTGCTGGTCCAGCATATGGACCTTCCGATCTGGGCCCCCTATCCCCTTGTCCTATGCGTGACCCCGCTTCTCGTCTTCTGGCTGAACCGCCAATGGGTGTTCGAATGA
- a CDS encoding YggT family protein, giving the protein MLVLLLQIVDMLLGVFTWIVIIQGIMSWLVAFNVINTYNDFVRQVLFALQKITEPVYRPVQRIMPDFGQIDLSPLVVLLLIYIARMVIGYGIVQAAAAGV; this is encoded by the coding sequence ATGCTGGTTCTCCTGCTGCAGATCGTGGACATGCTGCTGGGTGTGTTCACCTGGATCGTGATCATCCAGGGGATCATGTCCTGGCTCGTCGCGTTCAACGTGATCAACACCTATAACGACTTCGTCCGGCAGGTGCTGTTCGCGCTCCAGAAGATCACCGAGCCCGTCTACCGCCCCGTCCAGCGTATCATGCCCGATTTCGGCCAGATCGATCTGTCGCCGCTCGTCGTCCTGCTGCTGATCTACATCGCGCGGATGGTAATAGGTTACGGCATCGTCCAGGCCGCTGCGGCGGGCGTCTGA
- a CDS encoding AcrB/AcrD/AcrF family protein, giving the protein MMAWIERQWRIAIWLLFAGTCAYFVYYKWGQIRWLALSDTDDNLRLAEVKAWLGGQGWFDLRQYRLAPPEGLNVHWSRIVDLPIAGLLLLFRPLFGDFTADRIAVAVAPMLALAPALWALVLTIRRVVHPRAYPVAFAILMCAQTTLFMWMPLRIDHHGWQLASLMVVVAGLADPRARRGGVLAGAATAFSLSIGLELIPLMAVAGASVALRWAIAGAPDDAQRLRSYAVSLGGGCAIGFAAFASNDNRAMVCDVLSPVYLSTLLLTSALMTALSFLRGDRRMLRLALLFLAGAAIAGFYAVSFPQCLGRPEAISPELERLWFSHIREVKPIYAKPWRDALQTSWLPLIGAVGALIAAWRARGTAAGPVWATLALLSLLATAGLAWQSRFGPQAQLLAVFGATWLGWQLLPRLLDSGSSLVRVGGTLLVFFALSGQLAQFAAMLPKSNKEQRREKVVNRAEGKPRRCVTLPALAQLDRLPPATMLTFVDLGPRLIAITKHSAVAGPYHRNGAAILDVHHAFRATSPEVAHEVMRRRGATMLLLCPGMAESTIYRARAPQGFYSQLVDGQVPDWLQPVELPANSPFRLWKRVG; this is encoded by the coding sequence ATGATGGCGTGGATCGAACGCCAGTGGCGGATCGCCATCTGGCTGCTGTTCGCCGGCACCTGCGCTTATTTCGTCTATTATAAATGGGGCCAGATACGCTGGCTCGCGCTGAGCGACACCGACGACAATCTGCGTCTGGCCGAGGTCAAGGCCTGGCTGGGCGGGCAGGGATGGTTCGATCTCCGCCAGTATCGGCTGGCCCCGCCCGAGGGGCTGAACGTCCACTGGTCGCGTATCGTGGACCTGCCGATCGCCGGGCTGCTCCTCCTGTTCCGCCCGCTGTTCGGGGATTTCACGGCCGACCGCATCGCGGTCGCGGTCGCACCGATGCTCGCGCTGGCACCCGCGCTCTGGGCGCTCGTCCTCACCATTCGCCGGGTCGTCCATCCCCGCGCCTATCCGGTCGCCTTCGCGATCCTGATGTGCGCGCAGACGACCTTGTTCATGTGGATGCCGCTGCGCATCGACCATCATGGCTGGCAGCTGGCATCGCTGATGGTGGTCGTTGCCGGCCTCGCCGATCCGCGCGCGCGACGCGGCGGGGTTCTCGCCGGGGCCGCGACCGCCTTCTCGCTGAGCATCGGTCTCGAACTCATTCCGCTGATGGCGGTGGCAGGTGCATCGGTTGCGCTGCGCTGGGCCATTGCGGGCGCGCCGGACGACGCGCAGCGGCTGCGAAGCTACGCCGTCTCGCTGGGCGGCGGCTGTGCGATCGGCTTCGCAGCCTTCGCCTCCAACGACAATCGCGCGATGGTCTGCGACGTGCTGTCGCCCGTCTATCTGTCGACGCTGCTGCTGACATCGGCACTGATGACCGCCCTCAGCTTCCTGCGCGGCGACCGCCGGATGCTCAGGCTCGCGCTGCTGTTCCTCGCCGGTGCGGCCATCGCCGGCTTCTACGCGGTCAGCTTCCCCCAATGCCTGGGCCGCCCCGAGGCGATTTCGCCCGAGCTCGAGCGACTGTGGTTCTCGCACATCCGCGAGGTCAAGCCGATCTATGCCAAGCCCTGGCGTGACGCGTTGCAGACCAGCTGGCTGCCCCTCATCGGCGCGGTCGGCGCGCTGATCGCCGCGTGGCGCGCGCGCGGAACCGCCGCCGGTCCGGTCTGGGCGACGCTGGCTCTGCTCAGCCTGCTGGCGACCGCCGGCCTTGCCTGGCAATCGCGCTTCGGCCCGCAGGCCCAGCTGCTGGCGGTCTTCGGTGCGACCTGGCTGGGCTGGCAGCTCTTGCCGCGGCTGCTCGATTCGGGCTCCTCGCTGGTTCGCGTCGGCGGGACCTTGCTCGTCTTCTTCGCGCTGTCGGGACAGCTTGCGCAGTTCGCAGCGATGCTGCCCAAGTCGAACAAGGAGCAGCGGCGTGAAAAGGTCGTCAACCGGGCCGAAGGCAAGCCGCGCCGCTGCGTGACGCTGCCGGCGCTGGCCCAGCTCGACCGGCTTCCGCCCGCGACCATGCTGACCTTCGTCGACCTCGGTCCGCGCCTGATCGCGATCACGAAGCATAGCGCCGTAGCCGGCCCCTATCACCGCAATGGTGCTGCGATCCTCGACGTCCACCACGCCTTCCGCGCGACCTCGCCCGAGGTGGCGCATGAAGTCATGCGGCGGCGTGGCGCGACGATGCTGCTGCTATGTCCCGGCATGGCGGAATCGACCATCTACCGCGCCCGCGCGCCGCAGGGCTTCTACAGCCAGCTGGTCGATGGGCAGGTTCCCGACTGGCTGCAGCCGGTGGAGCTTCCCGCCAATTCACCCTTCCGCCTGTGGAAGAGAGTCGGCTGA